A single window of Candidatus Schekmanbacteria bacterium DNA harbors:
- a CDS encoding PEP-CTERM sorting domain-containing protein → MMKTFKVLILSLIFFGTFLVNSQAITPVDPNFYEIPSNYHYYAPSSLDFYDSDDDSHWTDISLGFTVEIANKTYDRFAIDSNGYVQLMDEFDTDSNYGYGYEYDLIADNPDGTYLMAAYDDLSSYYYGHYGYKLESNRAIFFWYTETYDDEDSDYLNEFEIILYDTGRIEWHFGWQDYDSYGYDLFSGIYLGNTGQLAELTSDIIPDSQSFAFPIPEPSTFVLLGLGLLGAVGLKKKMK, encoded by the coding sequence ATGATGAAGACATTTAAAGTATTAATTCTCAGTCTTATATTTTTTGGAACTTTCTTGGTAAATTCTCAAGCCATTACACCTGTTGACCCCAATTTTTATGAGATTCCAAGCAATTATCACTATTATGCTCCATCGAGTCTTGATTTTTATGATTCTGATGATGACTCTCATTGGACAGATATTTCTCTTGGCTTTACCGTCGAAATTGCAAACAAGACCTATGACCGCTTTGCCATCGATTCAAATGGATATGTCCAATTAATGGACGAGTTTGACACCGACTCCAATTATGGATATGGATATGAATATGATTTGATTGCTGACAACCCTGATGGTACATACCTAATGGCAGCTTATGATGATTTATCATCTTACTATTATGGACATTATGGTTACAAGCTCGAATCGAACCGCGCCATATTCTTTTGGTACACTGAAACATATGATGATGAAGATTCCGATTATCTAAATGAATTTGAAATAATTTTGTATGATACAGGCAGAATCGAATGGCATTTCGGTTGGCAAGATTATGATTCATATGGCTATGACCTTTTCTCTGGTATATATCTCGGAAACACCGGACAGCTCGCCGAATTGACAAGCGATATAATTCCTGATAGCCAATCATTTGCTTTCCCTATTCCAGAGCCTTCAACATTCGTTCTTCTCGGACTTGGACTTTTGGGCGCAGTTGGATTAAAGAAAAAGATGAAATAA